Genomic segment of Odontesthes bonariensis isolate fOdoBon6 chromosome 10, fOdoBon6.hap1, whole genome shotgun sequence:
GTACACATTATGAATAAATGTACCACCCAATCAAACACAGACATCATTATCGCCATCATTATACTGTCCAAAGCCAGAAAAACAATTACAATGTTCATTTAAGAAATCAAAAGATCGAAATTAGGTTATGTATACAACTTATGAACTCTTGTAGAATTGACATCTAAACATGTATTTTTGGACTTTTTGTGTCCACCACTATAAAAGAGGACACTGTGCTTTATGATTGCTTCTGGTTCATCTATTACGTGTGAAACTGTTTGAACAACTCCTGCTGCTCCTACAGAGAGGCAGCATAGGATTTTCCTCCCTCTCATTTTAATCAGCTGCCTCTGGATTTTGGTGCAACTTCAACAAAGCACACAGAAAATGTAAGAAATGAAGAGCACAGAACCTTTAAAATGATCTGAACGATCtctgaaatgattaaaacaTTGATAATAAACATAGAAACACTGTGCATATCACCACTATTACCTATTGAAATGGAATACTGTGAACATACTAATTACTACTAAGACTTGTTTCTGTCCAAAACTATGTacgtttctgtgtttctgatgTGTTTAGGCTGATCTGTAAAATCTGTTAATCTAATGATAACTACCACTTCAGGTGTTAACATCCTATTGCCACAACTTTCAGTTCCACTTCCACTCTTATAGAACTGTGTTTTTAACTGTCTTTTTATGATAACAGCTGATGACAAATGCTTTAAggtttttaaaaactttatacatatgtacacacacacacacacacacacacatatatatgtatgtatgtatgtatatatgtaattTGAATATAGTGTGAGGtgcatctttctttttcttcacagcAGAATTTCCTCTCTGGACACTTCCCTTTTTCCTCCACTTCTTTTTGTGGGTGGGGTTCAGCCCGGCCACATGAAAACTGGGTTGAGGAGACTCTTCGTGGGCAAAAGAGAAGGAGGGGATAGCCACTGTGAGCTGGGCTCTGAGTCTCATTCTCCATCTGCAGAGGACAACAGATGATTTGTGAATGGCCCAACAGACTAATAAACACCAGACAGAGCACTGATAAGGAACAAAAAAACGACTTTTCTTCAATTTTGAactccatcactccatcactGTAGCTAGTTTTGGAGGGGGGAAAAGATTATTTCCCATTTGGGATTGATATTGGATTTCAGTTCAGGGccttcatgttctttttttcttttttgtttcataGTTGGTCGAACATTTTCTGAAGGTGACAGATTTGGTCCACAGTCAGGCTACTTTAGATCACAGTCTCTTTTACTACAGAGCCATGCTGCTGTGATACATGTGGAATGTCTTGCTGGAATAAGCAAGGCCTTCCTTGAAAAATATCAAATTTTGATGGCAGCATGTATGTTTGATTGATACTGACTGcaggaaaacctttttttttttactatatttCAGTTCATCTCAAAggaaaagtttgttttttataaacctggaccttatttctggcataaaatacattaatCTAccccagtgatactcactatttgtttcacaagagccacattggcagagcaaaatcaagggaagagccacttttacgacaacatactaaagtccccttttgcaaatatgcatttctacatataaaacatcccacaaaaaaaagaaaacacagccaatacattttcaatgaagaccacatttaccttaatactgggatgagcggaagctggcatgcatgtcctcaactttcttcatgttgtatttgtagtttgttgttgtaatcatagtgagacattcaagatgagcatggtttttgtgcaaaggagctagcgtgcactgcggccAAGTGTAAGGTGGTTTAAGcaggctgcgttgccaggtttaacagttccccttttaggaaacaccattaagccttaattaatacttaataaaaatacttactactacaaaaacgcaaactcaataaaaatacttaatactgtgcagtatttgctgtatattatttgaaaaaatgtgttgttattgttaccatattgttataagctactatgcgagtgcgagccaccaattaaagcttgaggagccgcatgtggctcgcgagaagcgcaatgagtatctctgatcTACTCAAATCGGCGTCCAtgggacgctatttagatcctATTTAGGTCACAAAAAGTCAAATTGTCCCTTCAAAATGGTCTTCTTTTAATTGTATTATACTCAGTAGacgtcattttttttaaatgacaacagaattgattttaaaagtTTAGCTGAACAATTAAAGACAGGCTTTGTATTTTcccttgagaaaaaaaagagaaaaaatctaACTCTTTTAAATTAGTTTGTAACATAAAAGCCTTAAACAGTATTTCCAGGTGGAGCCAGTGGTGAGTATAACTGACCTGTGTAGCACCAAGGATGCAGGTGTGTCCTTCTGGTGTTATGTGCAAAGAAAACAGCCGATGTAAGCCCAAACCCTCTGCAGGATGAGCAGGAAGGCCAGCAGGTAGAAGAGCAGCGTGACAGCCTGGAGACAGGATGGGATGGACAACAGACAGGTGAATGGAGGAAATGGAAAGAGGATGTCTCCACAGTGGGGAATAATGGTAGAGGATGTGGGGGAAAGTAACTTGAGGATTTGGGAAGAGGTATATAAGGTCTAGCATGAAGCTAAATGGAGAGCAGGAGAAGTTGGGTCTGCAGGTGGACAAGGAGGTCCAGAAGGAGGTTTTTCAGAATACATGTAGGCTGGAGTTGGATTTGGGGATCAGATATGGCCTGGACTTCATCTGTTCTGAATCATAAACCTTTGGCAGTGTTTCTTCAGGAGCAGACAGGGCTGTGCTGACTAGTGACTAGTTTATACCAGCTGGGGTAAACTGCTGCATCCACTCCCTTCTTCATGTGGATCATGTCTTTACGCCTCTTCCCCTTCACACCGATGCATGAGAGAAGCTGAAGGGCCACGCAGAAGAGTCGACATGTTTTTTTCTAAAGCATACAATATGATTTGTAGAATAATTTCCATCCTCTCAAACTGTAAATAGCTTCCTGTTAAAATGGAATATTCCTCTCCACTGTCCCCTTGGGACCGAATTAGAAAGTGTGGGTTTGACTTGATTTGCTGGCTTCCTTAACTAGCCCCCCCCTTATCATGGGACAAGACGAGGTTAAGCCAGACTTCAGGCCGTGATTATTAGTATGGAGGACTAAAACTGTCATAATCTGAAATAAATACTAAAAGTTGTAAAATACTTGAGATATTAGATAATTTGCCAAAAAATGGTACTCAAATAAAGCAAAAAGTACATTTATGCCATAAATTATACGAAGTATGCAAATATAGGTTTGCTCTAATTtccaaatgtattcatttaacttAATAGCCCTATTAATTTTCTTtgacatttaattttaaattcttttttggatttcataatttattattaatttatatatatatatacattcctTTACCCctgaatttgtttttatatgtatttattttgtgtttttttttctttgcattttcacTAATTGTAGTTTCCTAAACTTTACCatgaattcatttatttatatatttttctttgcaaatCAATGTATTGATTTTTATTTCCCCTTCGGCTTCTCCACCTATTTATGACCCAAAGCCCATTGATCtcctttcagcagtgcagttctGCATCTGCGTTTTTACATTCCTGTATGCTTTTCTGCTTGGTTATGCAAACGATCAGGGCTGTCTTTCAGAGTGTCTCATTGGAGGGCTGTTTCACAACACAACCACATAAGCCAACAGCAGAAAAGGGATACAGTACTCGTGGCTTGGTTAACTTGTACCCTGAACAATAGCCTAAAAGGTCTTGCAGCGTAACTTTTTGTTCCAActctaaaaagaacatcttTACTTAAAGCAGATCAGTCAGCTGCCAGACAGGGAGTTTACGTTTTTGCCACTTTGGGTTTTTGTGAAACAGGAAATCTGCACCCTGATGATCATTTAATAGGTCAGAAGCTGAGCCCATGGCACACTCTAAAAGACAGCCCCTTCATTTGCATAATGAAGCAGAAATAGCTTATATAGCACCCTTTTAACCTTCTACAAAGCACTTTACATGTACATCGCACACCAACAAGAATATCTGTGGCAATGTGAGAAAACATGTCTTTCCCAAATACAGTTAGACACATGGGTGCTGCCTTCTGGCTGTAAAGACTGTAAAAATGTAGACActgaaatttaaataaatacacaattaATTCAGTTTAAGAAAAAGAATATGGTGAGGATGCAAAGACAAAATAAATTTAGgaataaaaagtaaatatagGACAATGAAACCAATAATGAATGATGTAGTCAATAAAGAGAGTTTTAAATGAATCTGTAAAGTAAGACGTAGAATATCTTGAGTCGTATTAACACAAAGTTAAGTTAGTACAATGGGAAACCAAAGGAGagatatacatttatttcatattCTACATATTTATTATTGTCGAATACAGTATTTGCTTTATCTTAGTAgcatttattatatataatgaTACATTTATTTACACATTTGTATACTTTTGGATTTCAGATTATGGTAGTATCAGTCCTAAATACAGTATGTTAAAAGGTCCCATGAGAGTTTGCCTACAGATCCAATCGAGCCACAGAGGATGTAATTTCCACCTCACCTGAAGCAGAAGAACACCTAGATCCTCTTCATTGACCTCAACTTAGCCTTACATCCTCCCACAGCAACTGGTGGGAAAGATGAGGCTCTTAAAGCTGGACTGGAACTGGCAACTGGGtcctttttaactttttaacacaGCTGAAGCACAAAGTCAGGGTGGACAGCCCACATCAAGACCCATCACAGTGAGCACAGACTCCCCCCAAGGCTGTGTGCTGAGCCCCCTGCTCTTCAGCCTGCTCACCCATGACTGCACTGTAAGACTCATCAACAACTACATTATCAAGTTCGCTGATGTCACAACAGTGGCGGGTTTCTTAAGGGACAATGATGATTCAACCTACAGGAGAGAGGTTGAGCTGCTTACGGGATGGTGCAGATCACACCACCTCTCCCTAAATGTGAACAAAATAAAGGAGATGGTGGTATATTTGAGGAGGGCGAGTAGACCCAATCATACGAAGTTGCACATTGACGGGACTATTGTGGAGAGGGTCAGCAGCGGGAAGATCCTGGGAGTTCACCTCTGATGTCCTGATCTCAGCCAGGAACAGAACAGCAATGGCTGAACTCCCTGTGCACACTCAGAAAAGCAGATCTTTTTCATCTCACCACCACACTATTATTGAGGACCCTTTGCATCACATCTTTTCCCACCTTCCACCTGGTAGGAGATGCAGGAGCATTAGCTGTAGAACTAGCAGGATGCCGAACAGCCTGCCCTGCTGTTCACCTGTCAAGCTAAAACCTCCCTTGAACTCTGAAAGCACCTTTTGTCTGACTGCTGAAAGTCTATGAATGAGTAAATGGAACATTTCAGTTGGTTTTAGAACTGATTTTTCTGATCTGAATGTGTTTTTTAATGATATTTTAGAGTTGACTTTTAAAATTTGATTTCTTATCtaatttttctttctgtggATGGAAATAACTAGTGAAATAACAAACAACTTCATCTGGAATCTCATTATGTTATCATTTATAAACTAAAATcagttttacattacatttgctGATGGTCAACCTCCCTAAGAGGTCTTGTCAGGAATAGCAGAAAGGGGAAAGTGGTTTTGAGGAGTATTGATATTCTACCTGCTGTGTGCTCATTCCCTCTTGGTGTTCGCAGACATTTTCCTCTTTTACAGGATGGGGAGTGGCACATGCCTCCACCTCTTTTTGAGCCTCCACTCTCTCCCACCTACTCTCCATCTTAATCTGACCCGATCCATCTTCATTTGAGTCCAGCTCATCTGTCTCCAGCTGCGTAAATTCCTCAACAGACTCTGCAGAGTCCCTCATCAGGGCTGGAGCTGGTGACTCTGAGGTTCCTTCTTGTCCAGCAGGCTGAACAGGTGCAAGCGGTGGAGATACAAGTGCTGACACTGGCTCTTCTACTGGATCTGGTTCAACAGCCCCCTGGTTCTGGACTAAAGTTTCCTGATGTTGTCCTGGTTCCGGTTCTTTAAGCTCTTCTGGCTCAGGATCCACTTCTTGTTCTtcaggaaaaacttccacaacTAACAAGAAATAGCAAAATCATATGATAATGAATGTAGAGAAAAGGAGCCCAagagacagctgcatttatgtTTCTGTTGATGTTTTACCAGTCGTGCTGTGTGTTCTGCACGTGTTATGCACCCTTTATGTAACCACACAGCCTCAGAAGTATTAATCTATGCAATTAAACAGAAGTGACTATCAGTCTatgcaaataaaaagaaaatgagacgCTTTCCAGATGGCCTTAAACAAAATACCCAACCAAAGGTCCATAGATTTAGGAAAGTTGACACACATGAATTATGAAGACAGTAGAATgagcatgtttttaaaaaatgcaaaaaaagaagggtaacaaaatgcagaaaggaTGGAGGAATACACGGGTAGATTCTGATATTAGATCAGAATGGTGTATTGGTTTAGACGACAGAAAAAAATCGGTTGGGTGGTACTGAGGAAGGGTCACTTAACAAGTCAAAGCTGAAGCCCAGAAACAATGGTCAGACAGTTCCAGAAGTGTTTCACTGCATGTTTGGACTGTATTTCAATGTTGGCTAATTAatgcacccttttttttttgttgtttttactcCTCTTGTCTCTTCTTGATTCTATTTTTACCACTGATGTAATAAATGACTTTTTTTGAGAACTTTCAAGACTAGAGTTTGAACCTGTGTGGCAGTCTGAATGAGGTGACCATGGAACAGGGGGTGTAGTGACAACCCACTACATGAATGTGAGTTTTGTTTGACACCGAAAGTCTGTATTATTCGTATCatatttttcatgtgttttttttttttggggggggcgggttttatgcctttaatgatagtagacagttggagagagacaggaagcaggggcagagagatggggaagacatgtagcaaagggccgctcggagcgggactcaaaccggggccagctgcagcgaggactgtggcctctgtacatggggcggctgcttaacccactacgccaccgaccgccccatcatgtgtttttcttacaaaaaaaagtgtgattTGTAATGGGGTACCAATGACTGCATATTAGTGGATAGTAATGCCTGGTGAGAAGGATTCAATTtcaaaatctgttttatttaacAGCATTTTGCAAAAAGAAACTATTTATAAGAGATTTTATAAAAGAATCTGTAAGTGTAAATTTGaacatcatcagcatagaaGTGGTAGTAAGGATAATGTCCTttaaatattaattttaaaaaaaagtgtaaacaaAACAGTACCCATTATGAATCCTTGAGGTACACAACAGGTCAAAAGGGTGGAATAAGAAGAGTTATCATCAATGCCAATAAAAAAGGAGCAGTcagtcaggaaaaaaaactaaacccaGAAGTCAGTCAAGCAAGATATTAGAATATCTTAGAATACTGTCTTAAACCCATTTCCAAGCCAGAGCCAGAAATGAGTAAATGACAATCAAAACAGAGCAGATTCAGTTCTGTGATGTCATTTCTAACCAGACCGAAAAACCTCACTGATGCCAACATGGTATAAGAACTGGCAACTGACGTACGATGACTTTCTCCAAAACCCTAGATAACAAAGGCAAGGTAGAGGCTGGTCTTGTGTTAAAATAATCCCTAGGATCCAAATGAGTCTCCATGAGAGGATGTGCAGAtgcatttctaaaacctcctgGTACTGAACCATTTACCAGTGAACCAGCTGGCAAAGACACCTTTGAATAAATCAAAGGGAATGACATCAGAAATACACCTTGTGAGTTTCCATCTATCAGCAATCTTAGTTAAGAACAAAAGGGAGATTAATCCAGCACAACTGAGGGTGGAGGTGGAATGGAAGAGTCACACTTATATGATGCTATATTTGATCTGTTTTTTTGTAACCCTAATATTCATACAGCACCTCCTGGTTATGACAGTTTTCTTCAGCCTATGCATGGTATAACATGTTCAGAGTCTGTGGATTTAAACCACCAACAGCCCCTGAGCTACAGCAGTACCCCCAATGATTGATTATGATTAATTACACTTTTAGTTTAGTAGTATTCTATGCATTTGGGATAAACTGACAGTCTGACTCACTGGCTCTTTAACTGGTGCAGAGAACAGCTATTTTTGGATTGGATTCAGACTGGACAGATAGGGTTACTAAGTTTGTATTCCATCCAGACTCTTGTTTCTGGCAGGCATATTTACAATACGAACTTTCCAAACACATTAAGATTTTACCCACACCATGTTCCTTTTTTTGGTTCTTAACATCCTAAATAAGTTTCAGTATAGCTCtgcatataaaatgcaaaacttTGAAAAGATTTATTTCATGAAATGTGAAAATGGATTTCTCTTGACTTGGTTGTTGCTGCAGGTTAATTCCTGCCCATGAAAAGTGCTCACAACCTTTGAAAAAGGTACATATCTACAAGCTCGCTCTTACTTACCCTTGATGAAGTCTATGCTCTTCAGAGCTCTCTCTTGTTTGCTAAAATTAAACTGGAAGTGGCTTAGATTCTCATGACCTGGCTTCAGTGTCTCAGATGGACAGGAGGTGGCTGCTGCTATCACACTGAAGAAGTGacggaaagaaaatgaagttaAAAACGGATCAATGCAAAGCAAACATTGACAAGGAAAGGTAATCTGAAACACATACATTTTTTACTTTGAGAGAAAGACTGAATTTAATCACACACGTGCTTCTACAATACTCACTTTGTGATCAGCTGCTTTGAATTCTGAGGATGAATGAGAAACAGATCAGATTAAAGAATAAGTCCTCTTGATTCAGCATTAGATGCAAACACAGAACCATCAATCAAACATTTTGTGCACATGGACACTAATGTGGAGCTTATTTCATTTGAAAGTGGTTATATCTGAGCGGGTGCAGCCCACCTGAACAAAGGCAACTTCATCTGGGTCCTCCATACTGCTCAGTACTCTCTCCATCAGTTTGCTGTTGGCCTCCATGCTGTCTCCATAGCAACGCAACAGCACTTGGGCATGAACCATCTTCTCGTCCTGCTCAGAGTTGATTTGCTGTGTCATCACCTTTATGACGACAACAACATTAATGACAAGAGGAAAAAGAACAAGAATGCTCACTATTGGCAGAcaagacaaacagacaaacaggatTCTTCTACAAAATCAATGCACATGATTCAAGTCTTTCTTGCTGACTCGAAGGACAAAATCTTTTCTGAAAACTACAACAAGCCAGAGTAGGCATGTAAGCAGTGGGAATGCAATCTTCTGTATTTGCCAAAATCCTGCTGCATCTTGCAAATGAAGAGGAATGACACAAAGGCTTGAATTAGCACGTCACAATGGTGTTGCATTAAAACAACAGAATAATGAATACGTGTACTGTGGTGGAAACTTCTGTTAACAAAGCACAGTGAGTTCATATCAACGTTTCCAAAATTGAATTTGTACGTCATGAAGGAGAGTATCAGCTCTGAAGAAGTCGCAAATTTCATGACTTACTTATACATTCAGAGATAGGGTGTTACACAAAGGTGGACAACCTGCATGGGACAGATAAGTTTTTCAGTTGCTAACTTAACCTCTAAAGCCACCTCAGTCGCAAACAAGGGATGTAACCAAGGAACCCCTCCTATAGATAAACAAGAATTTATCATGTGgaaaaacacagaacaacacACCCTTTCTCTGAACCAGAAAAACAACAGCCAGCACATGCTAAAGGAGAATGAATCATTTTCCATCACAGTACACGTTAGATGCAGATAACATATAGGCTAGAGCCTTAAAGTACTCTCAGATCTGTAACTTCAGTCTTGATATTTGGCTGCCAAACACTCCCTCTCCTAATGATACTAACATGAGAGACATAGAACTGAAGCCATGCCAGGCCAGATGTCACCCGGATTAACAAGGTCCTTGTCAGGTGTTGGGGGACCAGGACTTACTGTTGGCAAGTGTGCTACTGGAGCTAGACATTCCTGGAAGAGAGCGGAGAATCCCACATtgttacgcacttattgtttcctccaccactggcaccctctatattttcattaccccctacccgaaccagggtttgattcccattcctgcttttcttacctcttttatttcttccccttcccgaaccagggtttgcatccccaccccactgtgactggtgtgcagttgttGAGAAGCTgaggtacctaacttatcgcacttactctagcactagttatgctcttagctgtttggttttggaaggaaatgcacttatgatttcttgtgacctgaagttcttttgcctaccgatgttggacgcacttattgtaagtcgctttggttaaaagcgtctgcaaaatgaccgtaatgtaatgtaatgtaattgtTGGAATGCTACTATTCCAGCAATCGTAGTAAGAGGGGATATATGTAGAGAATGTGGGACCAATAGATTCTTCAAAACCCAACATCTAAACAATCTAAGAAACAACTTCCGACCCAGTGTTCTAATGTTCGGAAATGCAATCTGCTATCACAGCTAGAGATCGATCAGGTACAGCAAAGATGCTATATCAAGAGAGAGCCAGGACAGCAGGTCTGGGGGGGatacatcatcatcaccaccatctgaGAATGGGTACCAAGCCCCATTAGAAAGCCCTGATTGGCCTTCAGCCAAGGCAAAGAGACAAAGTGCTTTCTGAAAGTCTGTTAGAAGATGTGAATACACTACATACTATACCTACTGGGACCATCAAAGAGACCAATAAGCTGATGTACACCACAGCTGCAGTGATCCCACAGATGCTCGGCTACAAGATGAACAACACAAGGAGCAGTAAGGTGCAGTACCTCCCCCGTGGAGACGAAGCTTGGAGGCCAAGATCACAACACGGAGGGAGGTTAGCCAGCTGCCAGAGCTTTAGAAAGATGCAATGAGGGACATCCCGAAGAAATGCAACAAACTCTCCACCTGGAGACTGCAAAACAACAACTCCCAGCTCTGGTAACCCACCTGAGAAGCTACACTAGAGAAGCTGAAGCCAGGAGAGTAAATAGGATGTTCCACTGAAGCATTCACTCAGTGGCAGTGTAAGAGAATAGTCCCACCCAGATACTTGAAACTCTACAACATCAATGGGACCCTAAGAGCCTTCATGAAGAACTCAATGGGACTGCGGAAGACAACcctagatttcagtttgttcttataaatgaagaatcttcctcacacaccagagtaagtcatggagttccccagggttctgtgcttggaccgattcttttcactttatacatacttccattaggtaacattattagacagcatggcataaatttccattgctatgctgatgatactcagctgtacttatctataaaaccagatgaacccaataggttggtcagactacaagcatgtcttaaagacataaagacctggatgactcagaactgtctgcttctaaattcagacaaaacttaagtcgttatctttggacctgagcgtttcagggagaaattgtctagctatatagttactctagatggtatttccttggcttctagttctacagtgaggaaccttggagttatttttgaccagaacttatcgtttgactcgcatataaaacaggtttctaggactgccttctttcaccttcgtaatattgttaaaatcaggaacatcttgtctcagagtgatgcagaaaaactaattcatgcatttgttacttcaagattggactattgtaattctttattattgggctgtcccacatattctctgaaaagccttcagttgatccaaaatgctgcagccagagttttgatgagaactaacaggagagatcatatttctccagttttagcttctcttcattggctccctgttaaattcagaatagaatttaagattcttctcctcacatataaagctcttaatgaccgagctccatcatatcttaaagatctcattgtaagatattttcctaacagagcacttcgttcccaaactgcaggtttacttgaggttcccagagtttctaaaagtagaatgggaggcagagccttcagttatcaggcccctctcttgtggaataagctgccagtaaatgtccgggaagcagacaccctttccacttttaagaccaggcttaaaactttccttttttataaagcttatagttaggtctgttgaatctgatagtgtatctgctagtgtgtcttgttctgcctccacctctggcaccttctatactttcattaccccctacccgaaccagggtttgaatcccattcccgcttatcttacctcttttatttctccccctacccgaaccagggtttgcatccccaccccactgtgactggtgtgc
This window contains:
- the trim101 gene encoding tripartite motif containing 101 isoform X1, which produces MQRMGEKLGEAGMSLSADLSHLQVGQGAEREEALASLEKQLMCPICLEIFNKPVVILPCQHNLCRKCANQLYQPSLFQARTTMMVNSGRFRCPSCRHEVVLDRHGVYGLQRNLLVENIIDVYKQEMNNIPSPLPVPPPPTPDQMPTCSDHEGEKVNIYCLTCQVPTCSLCKVFGAHQSCQVAPLTDIYQQQKGELGEGVTSLVAFSEKVQAQINELEKACRNIEENCNTQKQSVHEKFSRMFSILEDRHKVMTQQINSEQDEKMVHAQVLLRCYGDSMEANSKLMERVLSSMEDPDEVAFVQNSKQLITNVIAAATSCPSETLKPGHENLSHFQFNFSKQERALKSIDFIKVVEVFPEEQEVDPEPEELKEPEPGQHQETLVQNQGAVEPDPVEEPVSALVSPPLAPVQPAGQEGTSESPAPALMRDSAESVEEFTQLETDELDSNEDGSGQIKMESRWERVEAQKEVEACATPHPVKEENVCEHQEGMSTQQAVTLLFYLLAFLLILQRVWAYIGCFLCT